The genomic stretch TTCCTGTCCAGTTCCTTGACGCTCCACCAGATGCTCTCGATGTAGTCGCGGTGCAGTGTCATGTAAGGCTCATCCAGGTTGACCCAGAAGGCCATGCGCTGGGTGAACTTGCGCCATTCCGCCTCGTACTCGAACACCGTTTCGCGGCACTGCGCGTTGAATTTCTCGATGCCGTAAGCCTCCACGTCGCGCTTGCTGGCCAGGCCCAGCAGTTTCTCCACCTGAAGCTCGACCGGCAGGCCGTGCGTGTCCCAGCCGGCCTTGCGCGGCACGTGATACCCCTGCATGGTCTTGAAGCGCGGGAACAGGTCTTTCAGGCTGCGGCTTTCCACGTGGTGAATGCCCGGCAAACCGTTGGCGGTCGGTGGCCCCTCGTAGAAGGTGTAGAGCGGCCCGCCCTGGGTCTGCTCCAGACTCCGCTCGAAGATCTTGTGGTCAGCCCACCACTTCAGGGTGGCCTGCTCCATCTCCGGAAAACTGGGATTCTGCTGCACGGGCTTAAAAAGCGTGGTGGTTGAAGTCATATCTCCTCCGTCTAGGGGGTTGAGGGTTCAAGAAAAAAGGGGCGGTCACGCCAAGGGGAGGTCATCCGGGAACCTGCGCTGTTCAGTCGGCGTATCTAATCGACGATGAACAACTTCGCTCCTGTCGCGGTTCTTGATCGGTGCGGTTCAGCGCCGTCGGCGACCTGGTAACTGCTTCCAGGCGTCAGGGTAAATTCCCGTCCGTCCTGCAATTCCGTGACCAGTTCGCCTTCCAGCACCAGGAGGATGTGGCCTTTGCTGCACCAGTGATCGGCGAGGTAGCCGGGCGTGTACTCCACCATCCGGACGCGAATTTCGCCGAAGTGTCGGGTGCGCCAGAAAGCCCGGCCCGTCTCGCCGGGGTGTTCGGTCACTGGAATGCGATCCCAGTGGGTTGTGCCGAAGGGAATATCCGTCATTTTCATAGGTGGAACTCCGGTGAGCAGGTGGTCGGCGCAGGCCAGGGCCGTGTCATTCGCATGGTGGCAAGGCGGACTGGCGGCCAGAACGGGAGTCGAACGAAAAAGGAATAAAAAAAAGCCGCGCCTCAGCCTGTTTGCTGGGACGCGGCATGTCTGCTTTGCGTGGTACCACCCAACTTCACCCTTGCGGGTCTCGTTGCGGCCCTCTGTCGCGGGGTGTACGGACGGGTCTACTCAGGGGCCTTTTCTTCCGTCGGCGCGGGAGGTGATGTTCAGCTCTGGCCGTATGCGTCAGGCTCTCACCGTCCCTGACTCGCTGCTGCACCGGTTCCAGGCTTACTGTCCTCGCGTTCGCCTTGAAACTGTTCACCCCGAATTTCAGGGCTTCTTCCATCGTAGGGTTTCGGGCCGTGCGGGTCAATGTTCGGCTGGCTGAGTTGTCCATGTCAACAGCCCGCAGACAGTTGAGGCGTGTTGATGGAAAGGCCGGGCAACGGCACCGGGTGCGAGACAGTTCAAGCCTCCTGGGAAGCAACCTGTTTGGCTCTTTGATCTGACGGTGCAGCCCGGTTTTGACTGGGCAATTCGGTTGGCGTCCTCGTGACATGAAGGGGTATGCTGGAGGGACTCAGGACAGCCGACGGGTGGGTGAGCGCGTAACCGGCTTTCCGCCTGTTGCTGAAAAGGACGTGTGACATGGAATTTTTTATCGATACGGCGATCGTCGACGAAATCCGCGAAATCAACGAGTGGGGCGTGCTGTCGGGCGTGACCACCAACCCCAGCCTGATCGTGGCTTCCGGGCGCGACTTCCGTGAGGTGGTGCTGGAAATCGCCGAGATGGTGGGCGGGGCGATCAGTGCCGAAGTCACCTCGCTGGACGCGGCGGGCATGATCAAAGAAGGTAAAGAGGTCGCCGCCTGGCACAAGGACGTGGTGGTGAAACTGCCCCTGACACCCGCCGGCTTGCAGGCGTGCAAGGCCCTGACACGCGAAGGCATCAAAACGAATGTCACCCTGTGCTTCAGCGTGCCTCAGGCCCTGCTGGCAGCGCGTGCGGGCGCGACGTACATCAGCCCCTTCGCCGGGCGCGTGGACGATATCGGCTGGGACGGCATCGAACTGATCCGCCAGATCAAGGAAGCCTACGTGCTGGGCGACATTCAGACCAAGGTGCTGGCCGCGTCCATCCGCCACCCCATGCACGTGCAGCAGGCCGCGCTGGCAGGGGCCGACGTGGCGACCATCCCTTACAAGGTGTTCACGCAGATGATCAAGCACCCGCTGACCCAGGCCGGCCTGGACGGCTTCATGAAGGACTGGGCCAAACGTGCAGGTGCGAGCCCCGAAACGCCGGCCAGTGAAGCCGGCACCAACCCGCAGGCCGGCGGCGTCACCCCGCAGGGGCAACCCACGCAGGGAGGCTCGAAGCAGTGACCGACACCCGAGACACCCTGCCCTTCCACGAACTCCAGCAGAAGATCCTGCCGGAGCTTCACCTGATCGCTGCCGGGCTGGGCATCGAGAATTACCGCAAGTTGAGGAAGGACGCGCTGGCGCTGGCGATCATGAAGCACCAGGCCGACGCCGAAGGGCAGATCCTGGCGCGGGGTTACCTGGACATCAGCCCCGACGGCTACGGCTTCCTGCAGGCCGACCTCCTCGATCCGCAGAGCCGCAGCGTGCTGGTCACGGCGGGCCTGATCAAGCAGTTTCACCTGCGCACCGGCGACGAGGTCATCGGCCGCGCCCGCAAACCGCGCGAGAACGAGCGCTTCGGTTCGCTGGTGCGGGTGGAGGCGGTCAACGGTCTCGACCCGGACGCCGCCCGCCAGCGCCCGAAATTCGATGACCTGACGCCCACCTTCCCGGACGCGCAACTTGTGCTGGAAGACCCGGGCATGGACGACGGCCTGAGCCTGCGCGTCGTCGACCTGCTGGTGCCGATTGGCCGGGGCCAGCGTGCGCTGATCGTCGCGCCGCCTAAAGCGGGGAAAACCACGCTGCTCAAGAAAATCGCCAACAGCATCGTGAAGAACTACCCGGACGTGACCGTCATGGTGCTGCTGGTCGACGAGCGCCCCGAGGAGGTCACGGACTTCCGCGAGAGCGTGCAGGGCGCGCAGGTCATTGCCAGCACCTTCGACGAGCCGCCGCAGCATCACGTGCGCGTGGCCGAGTTCGTGCACGAACGTGCCCGCCGCATCGTGGAGGAGGGCGGCCACGTGGTCATTCTGCTCGACAGCATCACCCGCCTGGCCCGCGCCAACAACCTGGTGACGCCCCCGACTGGCCGCACGCTCTCAGGTGGTCTGGACAGCAACGCCCTGCACTGGCCCAAGCGCTTCCTAGGGGCTGCCCGCAATATCCGCGAGGGGGGCAGCCTCACCATTCTCGCCACCGCGCTGGTCGAGACCGGCAGCCGCATGGACGACGTGATCTTCGAGGAATTCAAGGGCACCGGCAATGCTGAGCTGGTTCTCTCGCGCCGCCTGGAAGAACGCCGCATTTTCCCGGCGCTGGACATCCTGAAGTCCGGCACGCGCCGCGAGGAACTGCTGCTGCAACCCGAGGTGCTGAAGAAAATGTGGCTGCTGCGCAAGGTCATTTCCGACATGGATCCCGCCGACGCCATGGAAATGCTGCTCACGCGCATGGGCAAGACGCGCAACAATGTGGAATTCCTGGCCTCGCTGACTGGCGGGTGACCGTGAGGGCAAGCCGCGGGAGGGGCCGGAGGTGACGCCTTTTCCCGCCTCTGCATTGCAGTTGCTAGTGGTGGACGATGACCGCCAGATCCTTGACCTGCTGGAATTGAGCCTCAGCCTTCAGGGCTTCAGTGTGACCACCGCCATCAGCGGTAACGAGGCATTGAAACTGGCCCGCCAGCGTCAGCCTTTCGACGTGATCGTCATGGACGTGCTGATGGCGCCGCTCGACGGTTTCGAGACCGTCAAATGCCTGCACGACATCCTGGGGGAGGCCCTGCCGCCAGTGGTTTACCTCTCCGGCCTCAACCGCGAGGAGGACGTGCCGCACTTTCCCGGTCACCGCTGCGCCTTCCTGGTCAAGCCGTTTCGCCCGGCTCAACTGGTCGCCCTGATCCGCGAGCAGGCCGCGCCAGAATCCTGAAAAACAGAATCCTGAAAAAGTTGACCCCTTTTCCGTCGAGAAACTGGCCCTTATCAGAGGGCCGCTTCTTTTTTATTCTGCTTGCATGACTTCACAGACTGGTTCTCCCCGCGTCAAAGAAGGGTTCGCCGAAATGTTCAAGGGCGGCGTCATTATGGACGTCGTGACCGCCGACCAGGCCCGCATTGCCGAGGCTGCCGGCGCCACCGCCGTGATGGCGCTGGAACGCGTGCCCGCCGATATCCGTCAGGACGGCGGCGTGGCCCGCATGAGCGACCCCAGCATGATCAAAGAGATCATCGCGGCCGTCAGTATTCCCGTCATGGCCAAAGTCCGTATCGGTCACTTCGTGGAGGCCCAGATTCTCCAGGCCATCGGCGTGGATTTCATCGACGAGTCGGAGGTGCTGACGCCCGCCGACGAGCAGTTCCACATCCTCAAGGACGGCTTCACGGTGCCGTTCGTGTGCGGCGCGAAGAACCTGGGCGAAGCCCTGCGCCGCGTGGGCGAAGGGGCCAGCATGATCCGCACCAAGGGCGAAGCCGGTACCGGCAATGTCATCGAGGCCGTTCGCCACGCCCGCACCGTGCTGGGCGACATCCGCGCCATCCAGTCGCGCCCCGCCGAGGAACTCATGACGGTGGCCCGTGACCTGCAGGCCCCCTACGAACTCGTGAAGTACGTGCATGAGCACGGCAAACTGCCGGTCGTCAACTTTGCTGCCGGGGGCATCGCCACGCCTGCCGACGCCGCGCTGATGATGCAACTGGGGCTGGACGGTGTATTCGTCGGCAGCGGCATCTTCAAGAGTGCCAACCCCGAACGCCGCGCCCAGGCCATTGTCAAGGCCGTCACGCACTACCAGAACCCCGACATTCTCGCCGAAGTCAGTGAAGACCTGGGCGCCCCCATGACCGGCATCAACATCGACGAACTCATCCCCGAAGAACGCCTCGCCACGCGCGGGTGGTAAGAGGAACCCAGAAAGTGGGTGGCAGGTTGCCAAGAAGTGCTGGGGGCGGCTCAAAGCCCGGGTTTCCAGTCACCTTCAACCTGCCACCCGCACCTTATTCTCAGGAGCAACAATGACCAAAATAGGCGTTCTGGCCCTTCAGGGGGCGTTTCGGGAGCACGTGCAGATGCTCCGTTCTCTTGGCGCAGAGACCCGTGAGGTACGTCTGGCGGGTGAACTGGACGGCCTGGATGGGCTGATCCTGCCGGGTGGAGAGAGTACCACCATGTGCCGTCTGATGACGGATTTTGACCTGTGGGAACCCGTGCGGGCGTTTCACACGTCTGGTGGAGCGTTGTGGGGCACCTGTGCCGGAGCCATCCTGCTGGCGAACACGGTGGAGGGTGTGAGTCCTCACCTGGGCGCTCAACCCAGCCTGGCGGTGCTGGACGTGACCATTCAGCGCAATGCCTTCGGGCGACAGGTGGATTCGTTCGTGGCGGACATTTCGGTAAAGGGCCTGGAGGGATGCTTCCCGGCAGTGTTCATTCGTGCCCCGGTTTTCACGCGGGTTGGCCCGGATGTGGAAGTGCTGGCCGACTGGGAAGGGCAAACCGTGCTGGTGCGTCAGGGACGGGTACTGGCGTCCTCGTTTCACCCAGAACTGAGCGAGGATGCGCGACTGCATGCAGTCTTTTTCGAGCTTTGCTCAAAGAAACAAAAAACTCACATGCCGGTATAATCATGAATCTTTTCACTTAGTAACATTACTTTTTGCTCTACCAGACACCCTCCGACCTTAGGTTATCTTGCAGGGATGGAAGTTCATTCCTTTCAGCAGGGCGGGATGAAGCTTCATTACCGCAGCACCGGCAGGGGAGACCCCATCGTCCTGATTCATGGCCTGAGTGGCTCGGCGGGCTGGTGGCGCTACAACGTGCCGGTGCTGGCGCTGAAGCGCCGGGTGTACCTGCTCGACCTGGTGGGGTACGGCCACGGGCGGCGGCAAAAGGCGCTGGGGGTCGAAGGAGATGTGCAATTGCTCTCAGCCTGGATGGAGGCGCTGAACCTGCAAGGCGCCGCCTTGATCGGGCACAGCATGGGCGGTCACCTTGCGCTCAGACTGGCCGAGCAGCAGCCCGAGCGGGTGTCTCACCTGGTGCTGGCGTGTGCGAGCGGCCTGCTCAAAGGCCCGCCCTGGCGTATGGCGCTACGCTTGCCCCAGGCGGGCTTGACGGGCCGGCCCTCGTTCCTGCCGCGCATCCTGTTCGATTCGGGCCGGGCGGGGTTGCCGAACCTGTGGCGCAGTGGCGTGGGCGTGCTGGCAGACGACGTGCGCCCTCGCCTGGCGCAGGTGAAGGCGCGAACGCTGGTGATCTGGGGAGAGCGGGACGTCGTGATTCCCAGCCGCCTGGGCCGCGCCCTGGCAGACGGCATTCCGGGAGCGCGGTACCTGGAGATTCCCCGCGCGGGGCATGTGGTAATGGTGGACGCGCCAAGGCAGTTCAACCGCGCGGTGCTGACATTCCTGCATGAAGGTCAAGAGTCTTGACCTGGCTTTCAGAGGAGAGGCCCTTGGGGAACGGGTCTTCCTGTTTCGGGCAGTCTCATTTCACCGAGGTCAATGGCCTGCGCACCCACGCACTGGTGGGCGGCGCGGGCGACCCGCTGGTGATCGTGCCGGGCCTGGGGTGCGCGTCGTGGATGTACACGCGCCTGGCGGGCCAACTGGCGCAGGAACGCACGGTCTACGTTTACGACCCGCCCGGCCACGGCTGGAGTGCGGGAACGTGGGCCTACCCCACACGGATCGAGCACCTAACCGCTCACCTGGCCGCCTGGTTGCGGCAGATGGGCCTGAGCGGCGCGGCGCTTTTGGGGCACTCGCTGGGAGGGGAAGTGATCCTCGACCTGGCAGTGCGTTGCCCCGGTGTGGCCGGAGCGCTGGTGGCCTGCGCCCCGACGGGCATCCCCGAGAACCCCAGCGTACCCATTCAACTGCTGCGCCTGCTGTCCGATCTGCCCCGCGAACGGCTGGAGCTGCTGCGGCTGGGATTTCATGCCTACTCGGTGCCCGGGGTGCGCCGCCTTTTTCTGCTGGCCTACGATCAGCGCCGTCACCTGACCGGGCCCCTGCTGGGGAACGTCACGCTACCCACCCTGCTGGTCAGTGCTGGCCGCGATCCGGTGGTTCACGCCTGGACGATTCGTGAAATTCAGCGGCACGTCCCGCAGGCCGAGGTGCAGATCATCCCTGGCGCGCCGCACGCCCTCACGGATGCCTGTCCGCATGAAGTGGCCCGGGTCACACTCGACTTCCTGAAGCGTCTTGAGTCCTTACGCAATAATTGATCATATTTTCTGCAGATCCAGCCATATAATCTACGCCAATAACTTCTGTCTAGTCCAGAACGCAACTTAATTGCCAAAGTGTTTCCAGTGGGACTACACTGTTGGAGACATGAGTGATTTCCCGACGGAACACGTGCTGCTCACCCCTGGCCCCACGCCCATCCACCCCCGCGCCATGCAGGCCCTCACGCGCCCCATGCTGGGCCACATGGATCCCGAAGTGTTCGCCCTGAACAGCGACATTCAGGCCGACCTGCGCGTCATGTACGGCACTGAACCGGAGACCTTCACCGCCCTGCTGGCCGGTACTGGCAGCCTGGGCATGGAAGCCGGATTCGCCAACCTGGTCGAACCCGGCGACGAGGTGCTGGTGTGCGCCAACGGCAGTTTCGGACGGCGCATGGCCGAAATGGCCGCCCGTTACGGCGCGAAAGTCCGGCTGGTGACCGCTCCCCTGGGCGAGGCCATCCGGCCCCAGGACGTGGCCGCGCAGCTCACGGACGACGTGCGGATGGTCGCCGTCGTTCATGGCGAGACGAGCACCGGCGTGCTGAACCCGGTGCCGGAAATTGCCGAGCTGGTCAGGTCAAGTGGCGCCCTTTTCACGGTGGACGCCGTGACCACGGCCGGCATGGAACCCTTTCACATGCGTGACTGGGGGGTGGATTACGCCTACACCGGCGCGCAGAAGTGCCTCTCGGCGCCTCCTGGCCTGGCGCCCATCGCCGTGAGTGAACGCGCCTTCGCCCGCTTCGGGGCCAGGCGTACCCCCACGCCGCTGTGGTACGGCGACCTGGGCGGCCTGCGCGACTACTGGGTGGATCACACCTACCACCACACCGTCCCGGTGAATCTGCACTTTGCCTTCCAGGCTGCCCTGTGTGCCGCCTTGGAGGAGGGCCTGGAACACCGCCAGCGCCGCGTGCGCCAGATGGGCCGCGTGATCACCCGCACCCTCGAGCCCCTGGGTTTTAGCCCCTATGTCCGCCGACCCGAGGAGCGGCTGCCCACCGTGCTGGCCCTGCGCCTCCCCGAAGGCTTTGACGACGCGGCAATCCGCGGGCAACTGCGGCAACGGGACATCAGCGTCACCGGCGGCCTGGGGCCAACTGCCGGCGTGATATGGCGCCTGGGCCTGATGGGCGAAAGCGCCCGCCCGGAGCCCTACCGCAGGCTGATGACGGCGCTGGGAGACCTGCTGGGCGACCGCGACCTCGCAGACCGCTACGAGCACCATCTGCAAGAGGAGACACGCGAACTCGTCAGCGTATAAACCGCCGCATGACCCGGGCGCTCAGCTCATGCGCCCGGTACGGATCACGTCCGCGATCACGGCGGGCAGGTTCCAGGCCATGATGTCGAAGGCGCTGGAGGAGTAGTCGTAAGGCACCTTGTGCAGCATCACCTTCGGCTTGCGGCCGATGCAATCGATAATCGCCACGTCCGCGCCCGGCTCGTGGTTCAGACTGAGGCCCACGCTGCCCGGATCGACGAATGTCGTGTCCCCGATCATCCGCATGAACGGCACGTGCGACCCGGCCACCACGATCACCCGCGCCGACAGTTGCTCGGCCAGGTCTTCCAGTTCACGTTCGCTGGCCATCAGGTCGAGGCGCTGCTCGGGGTCGTGCGGACTGCCGTGAAAGTACCGCACCTTGCCGACCGGCGTCATCAGCCGGCCGCCCGGGGGCAGGCGGCGCAGGTACTCCAACTGCTCGGGGGCCAGGGTCTTTTTCGTCCACTGCAACACCTGATCGGCAATGCCCTTGCGGCTCTCGCGCTCGCCGAACTCCATCGCCACGCGCAGGTCACTGCTGCCCAGCCCCACCGGCCAGCCCTCACGCCGCACGAAATCGATCACCGGGCCGGGACTCGCGCCGTAGCCCACCAGATCGCCCACCACGATGACCTGATTCACGATGTTCTCGGACAGGAAGCGCTTCACTGCCGTCAGGGCGTGAATGTTTCCGTGAAGGTCACTGATGAAAGCCACTCTCAAAGTGCTGCCCATGCTAAACGAAAACCCCCCGCCGCGCACCCCCTCCCCCCACGCCTGCGTATCATGCGGGGCATGCCGCCGCGAACCGCCCGCCTTCCCGACGCCCTGACCTGCCTGGTGCTGGGGGCCGCGCTGGCCCTGACTCTGCCGCCCCTCCAGAC from Deinococcus fonticola encodes the following:
- the pdxS gene encoding pyridoxal 5'-phosphate synthase lyase subunit PdxS codes for the protein MTSQTGSPRVKEGFAEMFKGGVIMDVVTADQARIAEAAGATAVMALERVPADIRQDGGVARMSDPSMIKEIIAAVSIPVMAKVRIGHFVEAQILQAIGVDFIDESEVLTPADEQFHILKDGFTVPFVCGAKNLGEALRRVGEGASMIRTKGEAGTGNVIEAVRHARTVLGDIRAIQSRPAEELMTVARDLQAPYELVKYVHEHGKLPVVNFAAGGIATPADAALMMQLGLDGVFVGSGIFKSANPERRAQAIVKAVTHYQNPDILAEVSEDLGAPMTGINIDELIPEERLATRGW
- a CDS encoding alanine--glyoxylate aminotransferase family protein; this encodes MSDFPTEHVLLTPGPTPIHPRAMQALTRPMLGHMDPEVFALNSDIQADLRVMYGTEPETFTALLAGTGSLGMEAGFANLVEPGDEVLVCANGSFGRRMAEMAARYGAKVRLVTAPLGEAIRPQDVAAQLTDDVRMVAVVHGETSTGVLNPVPEIAELVRSSGALFTVDAVTTAGMEPFHMRDWGVDYAYTGAQKCLSAPPGLAPIAVSERAFARFGARRTPTPLWYGDLGGLRDYWVDHTYHHTVPVNLHFAFQAALCAALEEGLEHRQRRVRQMGRVITRTLEPLGFSPYVRRPEERLPTVLALRLPEGFDDAAIRGQLRQRDISVTGGLGPTAGVIWRLGLMGESARPEPYRRLMTALGDLLGDRDLADRYEHHLQEETRELVSV
- a CDS encoding DHCW motif cupin fold protein, giving the protein MKMTDIPFGTTHWDRIPVTEHPGETGRAFWRTRHFGEIRVRMVEYTPGYLADHWCSKGHILLVLEGELVTELQDGREFTLTPGSSYQVADGAEPHRSRTATGAKLFIVD
- the fsa gene encoding fructose-6-phosphate aldolase produces the protein MEFFIDTAIVDEIREINEWGVLSGVTTNPSLIVASGRDFREVVLEIAEMVGGAISAEVTSLDAAGMIKEGKEVAAWHKDVVVKLPLTPAGLQACKALTREGIKTNVTLCFSVPQALLAARAGATYISPFAGRVDDIGWDGIELIRQIKEAYVLGDIQTKVLAASIRHPMHVQQAALAGADVATIPYKVFTQMIKHPLTQAGLDGFMKDWAKRAGASPETPASEAGTNPQAGGVTPQGQPTQGGSKQ
- a CDS encoding alpha/beta fold hydrolase — its product is MGNGSSCFGQSHFTEVNGLRTHALVGGAGDPLVIVPGLGCASWMYTRLAGQLAQERTVYVYDPPGHGWSAGTWAYPTRIEHLTAHLAAWLRQMGLSGAALLGHSLGGEVILDLAVRCPGVAGALVACAPTGIPENPSVPIQLLRLLSDLPRERLELLRLGFHAYSVPGVRRLFLLAYDQRRHLTGPLLGNVTLPTLLVSAGRDPVVHAWTIREIQRHVPQAEVQIIPGAPHALTDACPHEVARVTLDFLKRLESLRNN
- a CDS encoding alpha/beta fold hydrolase; translation: MEVHSFQQGGMKLHYRSTGRGDPIVLIHGLSGSAGWWRYNVPVLALKRRVYLLDLVGYGHGRRQKALGVEGDVQLLSAWMEALNLQGAALIGHSMGGHLALRLAEQQPERVSHLVLACASGLLKGPPWRMALRLPQAGLTGRPSFLPRILFDSGRAGLPNLWRSGVGVLADDVRPRLAQVKARTLVIWGERDVVIPSRLGRALADGIPGARYLEIPRAGHVVMVDAPRQFNRAVLTFLHEGQES
- the pdxT gene encoding pyridoxal 5'-phosphate synthase glutaminase subunit PdxT — protein: MTKIGVLALQGAFREHVQMLRSLGAETREVRLAGELDGLDGLILPGGESTTMCRLMTDFDLWEPVRAFHTSGGALWGTCAGAILLANTVEGVSPHLGAQPSLAVLDVTIQRNAFGRQVDSFVADISVKGLEGCFPAVFIRAPVFTRVGPDVEVLADWEGQTVLVRQGRVLASSFHPELSEDARLHAVFFELCSKKQKTHMPV
- the rho gene encoding transcription termination factor Rho, with amino-acid sequence MTDTRDTLPFHELQQKILPELHLIAAGLGIENYRKLRKDALALAIMKHQADAEGQILARGYLDISPDGYGFLQADLLDPQSRSVLVTAGLIKQFHLRTGDEVIGRARKPRENERFGSLVRVEAVNGLDPDAARQRPKFDDLTPTFPDAQLVLEDPGMDDGLSLRVVDLLVPIGRGQRALIVAPPKAGKTTLLKKIANSIVKNYPDVTVMVLLVDERPEEVTDFRESVQGAQVIASTFDEPPQHHVRVAEFVHERARRIVEEGGHVVILLDSITRLARANNLVTPPTGRTLSGGLDSNALHWPKRFLGAARNIREGGSLTILATALVETGSRMDDVIFEEFKGTGNAELVLSRRLEERRIFPALDILKSGTRREELLLQPEVLKKMWLLRKVISDMDPADAMEMLLTRMGKTRNNVEFLASLTGG
- a CDS encoding response regulator codes for the protein MTPFPASALQLLVVDDDRQILDLLELSLSLQGFSVTTAISGNEALKLARQRQPFDVIVMDVLMAPLDGFETVKCLHDILGEALPPVVYLSGLNREEDVPHFPGHRCAFLVKPFRPAQLVALIREQAAPES
- a CDS encoding metallophosphoesterase family protein, translating into MRVAFISDLHGNIHALTAVKRFLSENIVNQVIVVGDLVGYGASPGPVIDFVRREGWPVGLGSSDLRVAMEFGERESRKGIADQVLQWTKKTLAPEQLEYLRRLPPGGRLMTPVGKVRYFHGSPHDPEQRLDLMASERELEDLAEQLSARVIVVAGSHVPFMRMIGDTTFVDPGSVGLSLNHEPGADVAIIDCIGRKPKVMLHKVPYDYSSSAFDIMAWNLPAVIADVIRTGRMS